In one window of Aulosira sp. FACHB-615 DNA:
- a CDS encoding dynamin family protein, translated as MLPFIVGALGLAVGAAVGAFTTHAVGEKDRQTAKHHKEVANELVEKYTNLEQKYYELDRTSKNQISNLTRQHALDEVEKDFLRLALRLQSSLISLMWAIDREPTEAALKEFFNAVKFTNNVLYQINEDLIFVPIDYYARNLTAAVQQEMILNQVSRQNILKLTNNKLAQFASLVENQLIEESQTNMTTNLKDRNQASIEFQEYYNRIKTAGENFLNYLKELCNERFEGENDAQGLQRIEENIEKALKALIEQKYQVAVVAAMKAGKSTFLNGVIGADVLASEVEACTVCRTDIRPIDAGQTPRLLEYQAGKREPVVLMEGEATEIRQKFLERTHEIRAKSNEDNTTRFELEHPIEAISIMPSLAGFTLVDTPGPNEWESASFNTTVLKQTALEALRTCDAILFILDYTAFKADTNLELLQELIGKRKEFIAENTGKIYFVLNKIDRKAERDRPITDVIESLRKSLIEFGIPEPIIYPVSGWQGLLSKLIQQGKATDTHVKDFETFFSARYAERDDRGRRIIPLPEEVASQALNDSGLLKIQETVIQTITQNSGWHLLSDVLDELYKAAKAIDDIFITEIGAWQLEFNELIQKIEEYKKDADLAQSKVLSIKKSVEAQKKILITTFSHEINKFAETAKKQISSEIERVAKNQSQKDLKRKNTQNLFTIIWDSFSSLLENSTNSDPYKIRVNNKTDAEKIGKTINNYCSPIIQNFWLETQDKLVREGSKIREELVQKIKEEIQVVSDELSDAIRDELQIEIGNNPIQFPSFDFSGIDAKIQHQQEVFTRTRKESRRKSQCCKSDKVYEVDVPYQETLSFYEIDLLLTSQGIQQNIDSQVQRNLELLQRVIEKQISEDFHKGEKQIDDYINRFQSEFEYLIKERVMKEAQADEIISDLETQRIEITEYLHELTLIRELLDNCKPNIVN; from the coding sequence ATGCTTCCTTTTATCGTTGGCGCTCTTGGATTAGCTGTTGGAGCAGCCGTTGGTGCTTTTACTACTCATGCTGTTGGAGAAAAAGATAGACAAACTGCTAAACATCATAAGGAGGTAGCAAATGAATTAGTTGAAAAATATACAAACTTAGAGCAAAAATACTATGAGCTTGACCGTACAAGCAAGAACCAGATTAGTAATTTAACTCGCCAGCACGCCTTAGATGAAGTAGAAAAAGATTTTTTACGTTTAGCACTTAGATTACAGAGTAGTTTAATCTCTCTCATGTGGGCTATTGATAGAGAACCAACAGAAGCTGCGTTGAAAGAATTTTTCAACGCTGTGAAGTTCACCAATAATGTTCTTTACCAAATCAATGAAGATTTAATATTTGTCCCTATTGATTACTATGCACGTAATCTTACGGCTGCTGTTCAACAAGAAATGATTTTAAATCAAGTAAGCCGTCAAAACATATTAAAGCTAACTAATAATAAATTAGCTCAATTTGCGTCTTTAGTAGAAAACCAACTAATTGAAGAATCACAGACAAACATGACAACAAATTTGAAGGATAGAAATCAAGCTTCTATAGAATTTCAAGAATACTACAATAGAATTAAAACTGCGGGTGAGAATTTTTTAAACTACTTGAAAGAACTATGTAATGAACGATTTGAAGGTGAAAATGATGCTCAGGGATTGCAACGAATTGAAGAAAATATAGAAAAAGCTTTAAAAGCATTAATAGAGCAAAAATACCAAGTTGCTGTAGTTGCAGCAATGAAGGCTGGTAAAAGTACATTCTTGAATGGTGTAATAGGTGCAGATGTCTTAGCAAGCGAAGTAGAAGCTTGTACGGTTTGTCGTACAGATATACGTCCAATTGATGCAGGTCAAACTCCTAGGCTTTTAGAGTATCAAGCAGGTAAACGAGAACCTGTAGTTTTAATGGAAGGTGAAGCAACCGAAATTAGACAGAAATTTTTAGAGCGTACCCATGAAATTCGGGCTAAAAGTAATGAAGATAATACGACACGCTTTGAATTAGAACATCCTATTGAAGCTATTAGTATAATGCCATCACTGGCAGGCTTTACATTAGTTGATACTCCTGGCCCTAATGAATGGGAATCTGCGTCATTTAACACAACTGTTTTAAAACAGACGGCTCTGGAAGCCCTTAGAACCTGTGATGCTATATTATTTATATTAGATTACACAGCATTTAAAGCTGATACGAATTTAGAATTACTTCAAGAATTAATCGGAAAACGTAAGGAATTTATAGCAGAAAATACAGGTAAAATTTATTTTGTTCTGAACAAGATAGATAGAAAGGCAGAGAGAGACAGGCCGATCACAGATGTTATAGAATCCTTAAGAAAAAGCTTAATTGAATTTGGTATTCCCGAACCGATTATTTATCCAGTTAGTGGGTGGCAGGGTTTATTATCTAAGCTGATTCAACAGGGTAAAGCAACAGATACTCATGTTAAAGATTTTGAAACCTTCTTTAGTGCTAGATATGCTGAAAGGGATGATAGAGGAAGACGTATTATTCCCTTACCAGAAGAAGTTGCATCACAAGCTTTAAATGATAGTGGTCTTCTAAAAATTCAAGAAACAGTAATCCAAACCATTACTCAAAATTCTGGTTGGCATCTGTTAAGTGATGTTTTAGATGAACTATATAAAGCAGCTAAAGCTATTGATGATATATTTATTACGGAGATCGGAGCTTGGCAGCTAGAATTTAACGAGCTTATACAAAAAATAGAAGAATACAAAAAAGATGCTGATTTAGCTCAAAGTAAAGTGTTAAGTATAAAAAAGTCCGTAGAGGCACAAAAAAAGATACTAATCACTACCTTTAGCCATGAAATTAATAAATTTGCCGAAACTGCTAAAAAGCAGATATCTTCAGAAATTGAGAGAGTTGCCAAAAATCAATCTCAAAAAGATTTAAAACGCAAAAATACTCAAAATCTTTTCACCATAATATGGGATAGCTTTAGCTCTTTACTGGAAAACTCTACAAACTCAGACCCTTACAAAATCAGGGTTAATAATAAAACTGATGCAGAGAAAATAGGTAAAACTATTAATAATTACTGTAGCCCAATTATCCAAAATTTTTGGTTAGAGACTCAAGATAAATTAGTCAGAGAAGGGTCTAAGATTCGTGAAGAGTTGGTTCAGAAGATAAAAGAAGAAATACAAGTCGTTTCTGATGAGCTTTCTGATGCTATTAGAGATGAATTGCAGATAGAAATAGGTAATAATCCTATCCAATTTCCTAGTTTTGATTTTTCTGGTATTGATGCAAAAATTCAACATCAACAAGAAGTATTTACAAGAACTAGAAAAGAATCTAGAAGAAAAAGTCAATGCTGTAAATCAGATAAAGTCTATGAAGTAGATGTTCCTTATCAAGAAACATTATCTTTTTACGAAATTGATTTATTGCTAACTTCGCAAGGGATTCAGCAAAATATTGATTCACAAGTTCAGAGGAATTTAGAATTACTTCAACGTGTTATTGAAAAACAAATTTCTGAAGATTTTCATAAAGGTGAAAAGCAAATTGATGACTATATTAACAGGTTTCAATCTGAATTTGAATATTTAATTAAAGAACGAGTGATGAAGGAAGCACAAGCTGATGAAATTATTTCTGATTTAGAAACTCAAAGAATTGAAATTACTGAATACCTTCATGAATTAACCTTAATTCGAGAATTGCTCGATAATTGTAAACCAAATATTGTTAATTGA